The Synergistaceae bacterium sequence TTTCACATAGTGCACGTTGTTGATGGTGAAGCGTCCGCCTTCCTTGAAGAACGGGCACAGAATCTCGCCGTCAATCACCTTGCCTGTGTATTTCTGGTAGTCCTCGCTGAGTATCCTTGTCTCGAGCGGGTAATGTCCCCTTAACGTCGAGTCGCTTCGGCTGATGAAGATGTACTCTCTTCCTGTCTCGCGGGCAACGTCATTCACGACAGACGCAATCTCGTGATGCGCCTTGATGGTCTGCTCCTGCGTAAAACCGCGCGAGTTCGTGAGCACGTAGAACAGATTGTTCTTCTCCTGAAACCCCGCGAGGATGTCATCATGCCCCCAGCCCGTGTAGACGTGAACATCATGCACCGTCTGGACTCCCGTCGGGTCATCGTCAAGGACGACAATCTTTGTGGTGTTGGCGGCTATCTCTGCATTGAGGAGCTCATTGACCCGAGCTTCATCAATCACGGGATACGACGTTAGGACGCTGGCATTAAGCCTCATGCTTCTTCACCTCAACATCCGCAAGATACTCGAAATACTGCACGATTCCGCCGTGATCGTCGTTCATGTGGCCGTGAACCTTGAGGCTCTGGAGAATCTCGTAGAGCTGTGCCGTGTACGGGATGGGCACGTCGATTGCGTGAGCACTCTCTACGCAGTTCTTGATGTCCTTGTGGTTGATGCGGATTGGGCCGCCGGGCTTGAAGTTGCGCGCAATAATCATGGGTATCTTAGCGTCGAGCACTGCACTTCCCGCGAGGCCGCCCCTGATTGCCTGATAGACTTTCTCGGGGTCTGCCCCTGCCTTCGCCGCGAACACGAACGCTTCACTGACGACAGCTATTGTGTTGTTCACTATCATCTGATTCGCGAGCTTGGCCGTACTGCCTGAGCCTGACGGGCCGATGAGCAGCGCGCTTGACCCAAGAATGTCGAAGAACGGCATCATACGGTCAAAGTCCGCCTTGTCTCCGCCGCACATTATCGCTAACG is a genomic window containing:
- a CDS encoding NAD-binding protein codes for the protein MKLGFIGLGIMGKPMALNLLKAKDDPASELLVADLNKEAVSALVQAGAREATYAEMGRECSIIITMVPNGKIVQDILFGADGVASTIKAGALVCDMSSVTPVESKFCYDKLKAMGVGFVDAPVSGGEPGAVNATLAIMCGGDKADFDRMMPFFDILGSSALLIGPSGSGSTAKLANQMIVNNTIAVVSEAFVFAAKAGADPEKVYQAIRGGLAGSAVLDAKIPMIIARNFKPGGPIRINHKDIKNCVESAHAIDVPIPYTAQLYEILQSLKVHGHMNDDHGGIVQYFEYLADVEVKKHEA